The following are encoded in a window of Mycobacterium vicinigordonae genomic DNA:
- a CDS encoding Hsp70 family protein, with translation MSESLGLSIGVANLVAARGGSVPVARTPVLTLFDHRQSEVGLPEENPNLNESGLVLRGFVERVGDPSPLVAADGTKYLGQALTIEALEAMARIVGYGTPLTIAFPAYWSENQVAALRQELFAQPDLAVKGGTPTLISDAAAALATLKARPGFPASGVVALCDFGAGGTSITLADAGSNFRQLGGTVRYSEFSGDDIDQLILNHLLTVSPGVDDTSVSNTATSMGSVTRMLGGCRAAKEQLSATTVATVSTGTPGGDRQLTRSEFEQLISTPLDRFIAAIGDVLQRNKIARLAAVGAAGGGASIPLITTRLSDALQVPVFTTPEPLFSAAVGAAALGQDQTSAGAATGMGPAVEVPTGIVGAVGPATVAAPAAPTGEPTSAVPTETFPDGARQSTDRALAWSEDTGTGGEPVPYTGPADYTSPGEPTPTPDYPAARPEPPPEVTDVPIWYRRPAILLSLAGAAAAILVAVVLALTMGHNTTTKPVVTTSQPPPITSDVVGPDNSHTTTVIYPPPVTVTTEVPVTTTTAEPTTTSTTSSISTTTSPTSTTTTQPTTTTTQPTTTQPTTTNPPTTTAPPTTTRPVPTRPTRPPLFPINPNAPGG, from the coding sequence ATGAGCGAGTCGCTCGGTTTGTCGATCGGGGTTGCCAACCTGGTCGCGGCCCGCGGCGGTAGTGTCCCGGTGGCCCGCACGCCGGTCCTGACGCTTTTCGACCACCGGCAGTCCGAAGTCGGGCTACCCGAGGAGAACCCGAACCTCAACGAGTCCGGCCTGGTGTTGCGGGGTTTTGTCGAGCGGGTCGGCGACCCGTCACCGCTGGTCGCCGCCGACGGCACCAAATACCTGGGTCAGGCACTGACGATCGAGGCGCTCGAGGCGATGGCACGCATCGTCGGCTATGGAACTCCGCTCACCATCGCGTTCCCCGCCTATTGGTCGGAGAACCAGGTCGCCGCGCTGCGCCAAGAGCTGTTCGCCCAACCCGATCTGGCCGTCAAGGGCGGAACTCCGACCCTGATCTCCGACGCCGCCGCCGCGCTGGCGACGCTGAAGGCCAGACCGGGGTTTCCCGCCAGCGGTGTGGTCGCGTTGTGCGACTTCGGCGCTGGCGGCACCAGCATCACGCTGGCCGACGCCGGATCCAATTTCCGACAGCTCGGCGGAACGGTCCGTTACAGCGAATTCTCCGGCGACGACATCGACCAACTCATCCTCAATCACCTACTGACCGTCTCCCCTGGCGTCGATGACACCAGCGTCTCCAACACCGCGACCTCAATGGGGTCGGTGACACGCATGCTCGGTGGCTGTCGCGCCGCCAAGGAACAACTCTCGGCGACGACGGTAGCCACCGTCTCCACCGGTACCCCCGGCGGCGACCGGCAGCTGACCCGCAGCGAATTCGAGCAGCTCATCTCTACACCGCTGGACCGTTTCATCGCGGCAATCGGAGATGTACTGCAGCGCAACAAGATTGCGCGCTTGGCGGCCGTGGGGGCTGCCGGCGGAGGCGCCAGCATCCCGCTGATCACTACCCGGCTCTCCGATGCCCTGCAGGTGCCGGTATTCACCACCCCTGAACCGCTGTTCAGCGCGGCGGTCGGCGCCGCGGCGCTGGGGCAGGACCAGACGTCGGCGGGAGCGGCGACCGGTATGGGCCCTGCCGTCGAAGTGCCGACGGGCATCGTCGGCGCCGTAGGTCCGGCGACCGTCGCGGCACCCGCGGCGCCGACCGGCGAACCCACCAGCGCGGTGCCCACCGAAACCTTCCCCGATGGCGCCCGGCAAAGTACCGATCGCGCCCTGGCCTGGTCCGAGGACACTGGCACGGGTGGCGAACCGGTCCCCTACACCGGGCCCGCCGACTACACCAGCCCAGGGGAGCCCACACCCACGCCGGATTACCCGGCCGCCCGGCCGGAGCCCCCTCCCGAGGTGACCGACGTCCCCATCTGGTACCGACGGCCGGCCATTCTGTTGAGCCTGGCCGGTGCGGCGGCGGCGATCCTGGTCGCCGTGGTGCTGGCGTTGACCATGGGCCACAACACCACAACCAAGCCGGTCGTCACCACGTCACAGCCACCGCCCATCACCAGCGACGTGGTCGGGCCCGACAATAGCCACACCACGACGGTGATCTATCCGCCGCCGGTCACCGTCACGACGGAGGTCCCGGTGACCACGACGACCGCCGAACCCACCACCACGTCGACGACGTCATCGATCTCAACGACAACGAGTCCGACCAGCACCACGACAACTCAGCCGACGACCACCACCACGCAGCCGACCACCACCCAGCCGACAACCACTAATCCGCCGACGACTACGGCGCCCCCGACAACCACGCGGCCGGTACCCACCAGACCGACCCGGCCACCCCTGTTCCCGATAAACCCGAACGCTCCGGGCGGCTAA
- a CDS encoding dynamin-like GTPase family protein, with the protein MTQADDPRRVGVIVELIDHTIALAELHERGDLVQRLRRARERIVDLQIRVVIAGQLKQGKSQLLNSLLNLPVARVGDDEATVVITIVSYSVQPWARIVVKAGPDGETATVDIPVDDVSTDLRRSTQAAGREVLRLEIGAPSPLLQGGLVFVDSPGVGGHGQPHLSATLGLLPDADAMLMVSDSSQEFTEPEMWFLRKAYQICSVGVVVATKTDLYPHWREVVNANAIHLQRAGVPMPIIPVSSLLRSHAVSLNDKELNDESNFPVIVKFLSERVLNRENDRVRDDVLSEIRSATEQLTMTVGSELSSVNDPGLRERLADDLARRKREAQDAIEQTALWQQVLNDGFTDMSNDVDHDLRARFRAVTDNIEMQIDACDPTLHWAEIGSEAEDAIATAVGDNFVWAYQRAEVLALEVARSFADAGLDSVMSPELTSRLMGGNFGELKALAELESKPQGKGQKALSGLRGSYGGVVMIGMLSSVAGLGLFNPLSVGAGLLLGRMAYKEEKQNRLLRARAEAKANVRRFVDEVSFVVGKESRDRLKTIHRTLRDHYRDIAIELNRSLNESLQAIVTAAHMEDVERDTRARELERQLNILNQIADNLDKLGAPATVGQA; encoded by the coding sequence GTGACCCAAGCCGATGACCCGCGCCGGGTTGGCGTGATCGTCGAACTGATCGATCACACGATCGCCCTCGCCGAACTCCACGAACGCGGTGATCTGGTGCAGCGGCTGCGCCGCGCCCGCGAGCGGATAGTCGATTTACAGATTCGCGTGGTGATCGCCGGCCAGCTCAAGCAGGGCAAGAGTCAGCTGCTCAATTCGCTGCTGAACCTGCCGGTGGCACGGGTGGGCGACGACGAAGCCACCGTGGTGATCACCATCGTGAGTTACAGCGTCCAACCGTGGGCGCGGATCGTGGTCAAGGCGGGACCCGATGGCGAAACCGCCACCGTCGATATTCCTGTCGACGACGTCAGTACCGACTTGCGTCGGTCAACGCAAGCTGCGGGTCGCGAAGTGTTGCGGCTGGAGATCGGCGCGCCCAGTCCACTGTTGCAGGGCGGGTTGGTCTTCGTCGACAGTCCCGGCGTGGGAGGCCATGGGCAACCCCACCTGTCGGCGACCCTCGGTCTGCTTCCCGACGCCGACGCGATGCTGATGGTCAGCGACTCCAGCCAGGAGTTCACCGAACCGGAGATGTGGTTCTTGCGCAAGGCGTACCAGATCTGCTCGGTCGGGGTGGTGGTGGCCACCAAGACCGACCTCTATCCACACTGGCGGGAGGTCGTCAACGCCAACGCTATTCATCTGCAGCGCGCCGGCGTGCCGATGCCGATCATCCCCGTTTCGTCGCTGCTACGCAGCCACGCTGTCAGCCTTAACGACAAAGAACTCAACGACGAATCCAACTTCCCGGTGATCGTCAAGTTCCTCAGCGAACGGGTCCTGAACCGCGAAAACGACCGGGTGCGTGACGACGTACTAAGTGAAATACGTTCGGCGACAGAGCAATTGACGATGACCGTAGGTTCAGAATTGTCGTCGGTCAACGATCCGGGATTACGTGAACGGCTCGCCGACGACCTGGCCCGTCGCAAGAGAGAAGCTCAGGACGCCATCGAGCAAACCGCGTTGTGGCAGCAGGTACTTAACGACGGATTTACCGACATGAGCAACGACGTGGACCATGACCTGCGAGCCCGGTTTCGTGCCGTCACCGACAACATCGAGATGCAGATCGATGCCTGCGATCCGACCCTGCACTGGGCCGAGATCGGCAGCGAGGCAGAAGATGCGATCGCCACCGCGGTTGGAGACAACTTCGTGTGGGCCTACCAGCGCGCCGAAGTGCTGGCTCTGGAAGTCGCGCGTTCCTTCGCGGACGCCGGACTGGATTCGGTCATGTCACCTGAGCTCACCTCGCGTTTGATGGGTGGCAACTTTGGCGAGCTCAAGGCACTGGCCGAGCTCGAGTCCAAGCCGCAAGGCAAGGGTCAAAAGGCGCTATCCGGGTTGCGGGGCTCCTACGGGGGCGTGGTGATGATCGGCATGCTGTCCTCGGTGGCCGGTCTGGGCCTGTTCAACCCGTTGTCGGTGGGCGCCGGGCTGCTGCTGGGCCGGATGGCATACAAGGAGGAGAAGCAGAACCGGCTGCTGCGGGCGCGAGCCGAGGCCAAAGCGAATGTGCGCCGCTTCGTCGACGAAGTGTCGTTCGTGGTCGGTAAGGAGTCACGCGACCGACTCAAGACCATCCACCGCACATTGCGCGACCATTATCGCGACATCGCCATCGAACTCAACCGCTCGCTCAACGAATCCCTGCAGGCCATCGTCACCGCCGCCCACATGGAAGACGTCGAGCGCGACACCCGGGCGCGTGAACTCGAGCGCCAGTTGAACATCCTCAACCAGATCGCCGACAACCTGGACAAGTTGGGAGCGCCGGCGACGGTGGGTCAAGCGTGA
- a CDS encoding amino acid permease, protein MTPSESTLGREDEGYHKALKNRQLQMIALGGAIGTGLFLGAGGRLASAGPGLFIVFGICGVFVFLILRALGELVLHRPSSGSFVSYAREFFGEKVAYAAGWMYFLNWAMTGIVDTTAIAQYCRYWHAFQVVPQWLLALIALVVVLSMNLISVKLFGELEFWAALIKVLALVTFLVVGTVFLAGRFKIEGQDTGLSLWSNYDGLLPKGLLPLVLVTAGVVFAYAAVELVGIAAGEAEDPEKMMPRAINSVVFRIAVFYIGSTILLALLLPYNAYKAGESPFVTFFNKLGISWGDDLMNLVVLTAALSSLNAGLYSTGRILRSMAINGSGPKFTAVMSKNGVPFGGILLTAAIGLFGIGLNAVTPKHAFEIVLHIAATGVIVAWATIVACQLRFHQLANAGEMERPNFRMPLSPYTGWATLVFLAAVLVLMMFDETYGKWMLAAMAVGIPALIGGWFLVRNRVQAAAAGPPSE, encoded by the coding sequence ATGACACCGTCCGAAAGCACTCTCGGCCGCGAAGACGAGGGTTATCACAAGGCCCTCAAGAACCGGCAGTTGCAGATGATCGCGTTGGGCGGCGCTATCGGCACCGGTCTGTTCCTCGGTGCCGGTGGCCGGCTCGCGTCGGCCGGACCGGGCTTGTTCATCGTTTTCGGGATCTGCGGCGTCTTTGTCTTCTTGATTCTGCGTGCCCTCGGCGAACTGGTACTGCACCGACCGTCGTCGGGATCGTTCGTCTCCTACGCTCGGGAGTTCTTCGGTGAAAAGGTGGCGTACGCCGCTGGCTGGATGTACTTCCTGAACTGGGCGATGACCGGGATCGTTGATACCACCGCAATCGCGCAGTACTGCCGCTACTGGCATGCGTTCCAGGTCGTCCCGCAATGGCTGCTGGCCTTGATCGCGCTGGTCGTGGTGCTGTCGATGAACCTGATCTCGGTCAAGCTGTTCGGTGAGCTGGAGTTCTGGGCTGCCCTGATCAAGGTGCTGGCATTGGTGACATTCTTGGTCGTGGGCACCGTGTTCCTGGCGGGGCGGTTCAAGATCGAGGGCCAAGACACCGGGCTGTCGCTGTGGAGCAACTACGACGGTCTGTTGCCGAAGGGGCTGCTGCCCCTGGTCCTGGTCACCGCGGGGGTCGTATTCGCCTATGCCGCCGTCGAATTGGTGGGCATCGCCGCCGGGGAGGCCGAGGATCCGGAGAAAATGATGCCGCGAGCGATCAACTCGGTGGTGTTCCGCATCGCGGTCTTCTACATCGGGTCGACGATCCTGCTGGCGCTGCTGCTGCCCTACAACGCCTATAAGGCAGGGGAGAGCCCGTTCGTCACGTTCTTCAACAAGCTCGGCATTTCCTGGGGCGACGATCTGATGAATCTCGTGGTGCTCACCGCCGCATTGTCGAGCCTCAATGCCGGCCTGTATTCGACCGGGCGAATCCTGCGGTCGATGGCGATCAACGGCAGCGGCCCGAAGTTCACGGCGGTGATGTCCAAGAACGGGGTGCCGTTCGGCGGCATCCTGCTGACCGCCGCGATCGGCCTGTTCGGCATCGGTCTCAACGCCGTCACCCCCAAACACGCTTTCGAAATCGTGCTGCACATCGCGGCGACTGGCGTCATCGTGGCGTGGGCGACCATCGTCGCCTGCCAGCTGCGGTTCCACCAGCTGGCCAACGCCGGCGAAATGGAACGCCCCAACTTCCGCATGCCGCTGTCGCCGTACACCGGCTGGGCCACCCTGGTGTTCCTGGCCGCCGTGCTGGTGCTGATGATGTTCGACGAGACCTATGGGAAATGGATGCTGGCGGCGATGGCGGTCGGCATCCCGGCGCTGATCGGTGGCTGGTTCCTGGTCCGGAACCGGGTACAGGCCGCCGCAGCCGGACCGCCTTCGGAGTAG
- the iniC gene encoding isoniazid-induced dynamin-like GTPase IniC: protein MSTGDRVRAILGGTIQAYRGEPAYRQRADVFYELERIGARLNEPIRIALAGTLKAGKSTLVNALVGDDIAPTDATEATRIVTWFRHGPTPKVTAIHRSGRRSNVPITHRDGLSFDLRNCDPADVMNLDVEWPAEELTQSTIIDTPGTSSLTREASERTLQLLVPPDGVPRVDAVVFLLRTLNAADIALLKQIGGLVGGSAGALGIIGVASRADEIGAGRIDAMLSANDVAKRFTSELTQTGICQAVVPVSGLLAMTARTLRQGEFVALQKLAGSDATELNKALLSADRFVRPDSPLPIDAAIRAQLLERFGMFGIRISIAMLAAGVTNAAGLATELLERSGLVALRNVIDQQFAQRSDMLKAHTALVSLRRFVEAHPVLATPYVIADIDPLLADTHAFEELRLLSLLPTRTMTLRDDDIVALRRIIGGSGTDPASRLGLDPQECAADPQKAPQAAFAAAQRWRRRADHPLNDPFTTRACRAAVRSAEAMIAEFSVRH, encoded by the coding sequence GTGAGCACCGGCGATCGGGTTCGCGCAATACTGGGCGGAACCATCCAGGCCTATCGCGGGGAGCCTGCCTACCGGCAGCGTGCCGATGTCTTCTACGAACTGGAACGCATCGGCGCGCGGCTCAACGAGCCCATCCGCATCGCCCTCGCCGGCACCCTCAAGGCAGGCAAATCCACGTTGGTCAATGCCCTGGTAGGTGACGATATCGCGCCGACGGACGCGACCGAGGCCACCAGAATCGTCACCTGGTTTCGGCACGGACCGACCCCGAAGGTCACCGCCATCCATCGCAGCGGACGCCGCAGCAACGTCCCGATCACTCACCGCGACGGGTTGAGCTTCGACTTGCGCAACTGCGACCCCGCCGACGTGATGAACCTGGACGTCGAATGGCCGGCGGAGGAACTGACGCAGTCCACCATCATCGACACCCCTGGCACGTCGTCGCTGACGCGGGAGGCCTCCGAGCGCACCCTGCAGTTGCTGGTTCCCCCCGACGGGGTTCCGAGGGTGGATGCGGTTGTCTTCTTGCTGCGTACCCTCAATGCAGCCGACATTGCGCTCCTCAAACAGATCGGCGGGCTGGTCGGGGGATCCGCCGGCGCGCTGGGCATCATTGGCGTGGCCTCGCGGGCCGACGAGATCGGTGCGGGCCGCATCGACGCGATGCTCTCGGCCAATGATGTCGCCAAACGGTTCACCAGCGAGCTGACTCAAACGGGCATCTGCCAGGCGGTGGTCCCGGTTTCGGGGCTGCTCGCCATGACCGCGCGCACCTTGCGCCAGGGAGAATTCGTCGCGCTGCAGAAGCTGGCCGGATCCGATGCCACCGAGCTCAACAAGGCCTTGCTGAGCGCGGATCGATTCGTGCGGCCGGACAGTCCGCTGCCTATCGACGCAGCGATCCGCGCGCAACTGCTGGAACGATTCGGGATGTTCGGTATCCGGATCTCGATCGCCATGCTGGCCGCCGGAGTGACCAATGCTGCCGGCCTGGCCACCGAATTGTTGGAACGCAGCGGGCTCGTGGCGCTGCGCAATGTCATCGACCAGCAGTTCGCGCAGCGTTCGGACATGCTCAAGGCGCACACGGCGCTGGTGTCGTTGCGTAGGTTCGTCGAGGCGCACCCGGTGCTGGCGACCCCGTACGTCATCGCCGACATCGACCCGCTGCTGGCCGACACCCATGCCTTCGAGGAACTTCGACTGCTGAGTCTATTGCCAACGCGCACAATGACTTTGCGGGACGACGACATCGTCGCGCTGCGACGAATCATCGGCGGCTCGGGCACCGACCCGGCCAGCCGGCTGGGCTTGGACCCCCAGGAGTGTGCGGCCGACCCACAGAAGGCGCCGCAGGCGGCGTTCGCCGCGGCGCAACGCTGGCGCCGACGCGCCGACCATCCGCTCAACGACCCCTTCACCACCAGGGCGTGCCGTGCCGCGGTGCGCAGTGCCGAGGCGATGATCGCCGAGTTCTCCGTCCGGCACTGA
- the iniR gene encoding isoniazid response ATPase/transcriptional regulator IniR, with protein sequence MSDAASEPTAIPKAARYVIDDLAGAATVPVQALIVGGIGTGKTTLLAAARDALRRAGLTTCTRPPRDDDPREAAFIADDAHLLADAELVRLTERVADGRGTVVVAAEAHEQRPALRSLATAIERCRPRISLSPLPTDERLRDCTAGLPFLIQAVSTADQPPVDAARLALVDRMRRIDEPNLETLLIMSLTHELGAADVAGALGISVSDARFLVDRARAGGLVEPSHPRAFLQLVHEAVSQVVGNARHREVETSLLRSQLDISTVSTDLALRLAEHGLCDDRLAGILARQATQTRNDPARSARLYRAAVQTGAIGLTSQLADALTLTGDCAAAAALADDLLSSPDSTERAAAVRIAASIATHNGNAAQAAELFGWLGPHPNAVVSSAAAIVLAATGDLTAARDALRLKDSGPPTMAARASRGLAEGLLQTMDQPYPAAMAKLSQAGAEQTIGEAFPDSATALITLAAIHGGDPVRAHSVIGRAVRAGGDALFDRRHLLLAGWIKMQEGQLAAAGADVAAASVDADLHRRDALWSTALQTAIARRSGDTGALQKHWYAAMEVLAEYSVDLFALLPLGELWVAAARVRQVGQLRHHLKQAFALLDSLGNPALWSNSLHWAGVHAGILVSSPESVAPHGQALSTAAADSVFAQVLSSAGRTWLRVLADQVDADEVAAAARSLAHVGLTSDATRLAGQAALQTPDARISGAMLQLARDLKLSTGFGEAAATTEVPVEPVSGAAAPRAPTSGTPLSDREREVAELLLLGMPYRDIGSQLFISAKTVEHHVARIRRRLGAGSRSEMLSMLRTMLSPER encoded by the coding sequence GTGAGCGACGCCGCCAGCGAGCCCACGGCGATCCCAAAGGCCGCGCGCTACGTCATCGACGATCTTGCGGGTGCGGCGACGGTGCCGGTGCAGGCCTTGATCGTCGGCGGCATCGGAACCGGGAAGACCACCCTGCTTGCCGCCGCTCGCGACGCATTGCGCCGCGCCGGGCTGACAACCTGCACCCGTCCGCCGCGAGACGACGACCCACGTGAGGCCGCGTTCATCGCCGACGACGCCCATCTGCTCGCCGACGCCGAGCTGGTCCGGCTCACCGAACGGGTCGCCGATGGACGCGGCACCGTCGTGGTGGCCGCCGAGGCCCACGAACAGCGACCGGCATTGCGGTCCCTCGCGACGGCGATCGAGCGCTGTCGACCGCGGATCTCGCTGTCGCCGCTACCGACCGACGAGCGGTTGCGAGATTGCACCGCCGGCCTACCGTTCTTGATTCAAGCGGTGTCCACAGCGGACCAGCCGCCGGTCGACGCCGCCCGACTAGCGCTGGTCGATCGGATGCGCCGAATCGACGAACCTAATCTGGAAACCCTGCTGATCATGTCACTGACCCATGAGTTGGGCGCTGCGGATGTTGCTGGTGCACTAGGAATTTCGGTTTCCGATGCCCGATTTTTGGTCGACCGTGCGCGAGCCGGCGGGCTCGTCGAGCCGTCGCATCCACGGGCGTTTCTGCAACTGGTCCACGAAGCAGTTTCCCAAGTTGTGGGCAACGCGCGCCACCGCGAGGTGGAAACCTCGCTCTTACGTTCCCAGCTCGATATTTCCACTGTGTCAACGGATCTCGCCCTACGCTTGGCCGAGCACGGGTTGTGCGATGATCGGCTGGCTGGCATCCTCGCGCGCCAAGCCACCCAGACCCGGAACGATCCCGCTCGGTCAGCGCGACTGTACCGAGCCGCCGTCCAGACTGGTGCGATAGGGCTTACATCTCAGCTGGCCGACGCGCTGACTCTCACCGGCGACTGCGCCGCCGCGGCGGCACTGGCGGATGACCTCTTGAGTTCGCCCGATTCCACGGAGCGCGCCGCCGCGGTTCGTATCGCGGCCAGCATCGCGACGCACAACGGCAACGCTGCCCAGGCGGCCGAGTTGTTCGGCTGGCTCGGACCTCATCCGAACGCCGTGGTCAGTTCGGCTGCCGCAATCGTTCTCGCTGCAACGGGTGATCTGACGGCAGCACGAGATGCTTTGCGCCTCAAAGACTCCGGACCGCCGACAATGGCGGCACGCGCATCACGTGGGCTCGCCGAAGGCCTGCTTCAAACCATGGATCAGCCGTATCCGGCCGCAATGGCGAAGCTTAGCCAGGCGGGGGCCGAACAGACGATCGGCGAAGCTTTCCCGGACAGCGCGACCGCGTTAATCACCCTGGCCGCGATCCACGGCGGCGATCCGGTACGCGCGCACAGTGTCATCGGCCGTGCGGTGCGCGCCGGCGGTGACGCACTTTTCGACCGTCGACACCTGCTTTTAGCCGGGTGGATCAAGATGCAGGAAGGCCAGCTGGCGGCGGCCGGGGCAGACGTCGCCGCGGCGAGTGTCGATGCGGATCTCCATCGCCGGGACGCGTTGTGGTCCACCGCACTGCAGACCGCGATTGCACGGCGGAGCGGCGACACCGGTGCGCTCCAAAAGCATTGGTACGCGGCTATGGAGGTACTTGCAGAATATTCGGTGGACTTATTCGCCCTGCTGCCGCTTGGTGAGTTGTGGGTCGCGGCAGCGCGGGTGCGCCAGGTGGGCCAGTTGCGGCATCATCTGAAGCAGGCGTTCGCACTTCTGGATTCGTTGGGAAATCCTGCGCTGTGGTCCAATTCGCTGCACTGGGCCGGCGTCCACGCCGGGATTCTGGTCAGTTCTCCAGAATCCGTTGCGCCGCATGGTCAGGCACTGAGCACAGCCGCCGCTGACAGCGTTTTCGCGCAGGTCCTTTCCAGTGCGGGCCGTACCTGGCTGCGGGTGCTGGCAGATCAAGTAGACGCCGACGAGGTAGCCGCCGCCGCGCGTTCTCTGGCGCACGTCGGCCTGACTTCGGACGCCACCCGCCTGGCTGGTCAGGCCGCGCTGCAAACACCCGATGCACGGATTTCCGGCGCGATGCTGCAACTTGCCCGAGACCTGAAGTTGAGCACAGGTTTTGGTGAAGCCGCAGCAACAACCGAGGTGCCTGTCGAACCCGTATCCGGTGCGGCGGCTCCCCGTGCGCCCACGTCGGGCACTCCCCTTTCGGATCGTGAACGCGAAGTCGCTGAACTGCTGCTGCTGGGCATGCCCTACCGGGACATAGGGAGCCAGCTGTTCATCTCCGCGAAGACGGTCGAGCATCACGTGGCCCGGATCCGGCGTCGGCTCGGCGCTGGTTCACGCTCGGAGATGCTGTCGATGCTGCGGACGATGTTGTCGCCGGAGCGATAA
- a CDS encoding oligopeptide transporter substrate-binding protein produces the protein MTRYDPPQFGSNDPTGYGNYGYGGGHGHDPQPEPTPGWRKPLALVGWGVLIAVLIGLIIYGIVLLSRGRPSPASVTTTTSVAPTTTTTTQPTTTTTTTTTTTTTTTTTETTTETTSSSTTPSTTSPTTASSTQTTTPANSPAPGLIPQLPSQITLPSIPTVINLPPGL, from the coding sequence GTGACAAGGTACGACCCGCCGCAATTCGGCTCCAACGACCCGACCGGTTACGGCAACTACGGTTATGGCGGCGGGCACGGACACGACCCGCAACCCGAGCCGACTCCCGGGTGGCGCAAGCCGCTTGCGCTGGTGGGGTGGGGCGTGCTGATCGCGGTATTGATCGGTCTGATCATCTACGGCATCGTGCTGTTGTCCCGGGGCCGCCCTAGCCCGGCCTCGGTGACCACGACCACCAGCGTGGCGCCGACCACCACCACGACAACTCAGCCGACCACCACCACCACGACCACGACCACGACCACCACGACGACCACCACGACCGAGACGACGACCGAGACGACGTCGTCTTCCACCACGCCAAGCACGACGTCACCGACTACCGCGTCGAGCACCCAGACCACGACGCCCGCGAATTCCCCGGCACCCGGCCTGATCCCCCAGCTTCCGTCGCAGATCACGCTGCCGTCGATACCGACCGTCATCAATTTGCCACCCGGGCTGTGA
- a CDS encoding Rv0340 family IniB-related protein, translating to MANSLLDFVISLVRDPDAAARYAANPAQAIADAHLTSVTSTDVNNLIPVVSDSLSMAGPVSGGTGSPAADHGNVWASGAATAALDAFTPHNHAVAGYEHAPISGAGGVINHPVPDLPHETPLLSQPTAITHHEASPLIAGSEGAQVGFDHTALPLSDPGLWDHAIIHPDTHQHDPQPEHHGFGIHG from the coding sequence ATGGCAAACTCGTTGCTCGACTTTGTCATCTCCCTCGTTCGCGACCCCGATGCCGCGGCGCGCTACGCCGCGAATCCCGCGCAGGCCATCGCAGACGCCCATCTCACGAGCGTTACCAGCACGGACGTCAACAACTTGATCCCCGTGGTGTCGGATTCACTGTCGATGGCCGGACCCGTCAGCGGCGGTACCGGAAGCCCGGCCGCTGATCATGGCAACGTCTGGGCGAGCGGCGCGGCCACCGCGGCGCTCGATGCGTTCACGCCGCACAACCATGCCGTAGCCGGTTACGAGCACGCTCCGATCAGTGGTGCCGGCGGGGTGATAAACCATCCCGTTCCCGACCTTCCCCACGAAACGCCGCTGCTATCTCAACCGACCGCGATCACCCATCACGAGGCATCGCCCCTGATCGCAGGCAGTGAGGGCGCTCAAGTCGGCTTTGATCACACTGCCTTGCCGCTCAGCGATCCCGGCCTATGGGATCACGCGATCATTCATCCGGATACGCATCAGCACGACCCGCAGCCCGAGCACCACGGCTTCGGCATTCACGGCTGA